A segment of the Entelurus aequoreus isolate RoL-2023_Sb linkage group LG23, RoL_Eaeq_v1.1, whole genome shotgun sequence genome:
taaacacaCAGAAGAAGactggagctaaagtcagagaGAAGTTTCATAAGTGCAAAAACTATGACTAAAGTAGTGAAtctgtgttttcatttgcactttaatttcatGTATTGttgatttagttttttattttagcactacataatagcatgtacatttatttttcatcagataTTTACGAGTCtcttttagggttgtacggtatagtaccgcgatactaatgaaacatattcggtactataccgtctcgaCCGtgtttataaacttttttttgtggtcccctttatttagaaaagtaccgaaaagtaccaaaaagtatcgaaataattttggtatcgggacaacactagtatgtttataaacatatgtttaatgtaccgtaggatttttttgttaaaataaagtcaataatgcaattttttgtggtcccctttatttagaaaagtaccgaaaagtatcgaaataattttggtatcagtaccaaaatattggtatcgggacaactctagtATGTTTATAAACACTAAAACAACTTAGTATTGGTTTAAATcagcttttaaaaacacatgcaaaaaccttaattatgGTATCGACTTTTTAAAGATAGGATCAACATGTCTATAACATATctggatcagtgtttcttaaccaaaaCATCGGTTTCTCaggcactcagttgtaatacgcttttccaccacttgtggcagcaatgacaatatcaaacacacaGAAGAAGACTTGAGCTAAAGTCCTAGAGAAGTTTAATCAGCGCAAAAACTAAGTCTAAAGTAGTGAAtctgtgttttcatttgcactttaatttcatGTATTGTAGATTTAGttgtttattttagcactacataattgcatgtacatttattttttttatcatcaaataTTTAAGAGTCTCTTCTggggttgtactgtataccggtattagtatagtaccgcaatactaatgaaacatattcggtactataccgtctcgaccatgtttataaagtcaggaaatatgtccctggacacatgaggagtttgaatatgaccaatgtatgatcctgtaactacttggtatcggattgatatccagatttgtggtatcatccaaaactaatgtaaagtatcaaacaacagaaaaataagtgaatattacattttaacataagtgtagacagaacatgttaaaagagaaagtaagcagatattaacagtaaatgaacaagtagattaataattcattttctaccacttgtccttcataatgttgacaaaataatagaatgagaaatgacacaatatgttactgcatatgtcagcagctaaattaggagcctttgtttgcttacttactaataaaagacaatttgtctcgtatgttcactattttattcaaggacaaacttgcaataagaaacatatgtttaatgtaccctaagattttttgttgaaataaagccaataatgcaattttttgtggtcccctttatttagaaaagtacagaaaaatatcgaaataattttggtatcggtagcggtaccaaaatattggtatcgggacaacactagtatgtttATAAACACTAAAACTATTTAGTATTGGTTTAAAAcagcttttaaaaacacatgcaaaaaccttaattatggtttcgactttttaaagatgggatcaACATGTCTATAACGTATctggatcagtgtttcttaaccatagggccgccaAAAACATCGGTTTCTCAGGCActaagttgtaatacacttttccaccacttgtggcaggaatgacaatatcaaacacacaGAAGAAGACTGGACCTAAAGTTCAAGAGAAGTTtcataagcgcaaaaattatgactaaagtagtgAATCTGTGTTTTCATTAGCACTTTAATTTCATGTATTgttgatttagtttttttttaaattttagcactacataattgcatgtacatttatttttcatcagataCTCAAGAGtctcttcttatgcagtatatttgattagtacttatttttgttATCTGCCTAACCTAAgcataaggtttatgtgttaaataaataatctttgtggTTAACACATGCCTTAATATCATTCGACAAGGttgcaaactgtaagtaggttaaataaaattattgaatatgattaaaatcaatagtGAGATGACTAATTCAGGGTTCATATTGGAGTAGGCCCCGGGGCACCTCTGTAGTAAAAAAGTTGAGCCCCAATGTAGAAAAGGTAAGAACCCTTAAACTAGATCAAACCccttaaattatttttggaaaaagGGAatgataatatgaatttaaataatcatataacctgtcgttATTCACGTAATTATAATGATAAGTCTATCATGTTTTCCTTGTAAAGTAGAGATTAGCTGATACATCAGTGGATAATACCAATCATAATAATACACCAATGTTATTAtggttgtattattattagtgcatcacCTGGGAGTCAAGTCCCCGCTGCCTTTAAGAACTAGTGACGCCTCTGTAACTTGGGTTCTTGAATGCGCCACAGTTATGCACGTGCACATGTTACGTTTGGCCGAAGTTTGTATCACACAAAGCTATTGCGTGTCTTACGTATGAGCGTAGTTTATATAATtggctaacaacacccaaagctaatgcgtgTGGGCGTGTTAGGGATGGGCGTTGTTcatatcattagctaacaacacaaaGCTAAAGTGCGTGTTACGTATGGGTGTAGTTCATACCATTAGCTAACCAAAAACAAAGATAATGTGCATGTTACATACGGGCGTAGTTTACATAATTAGCTAACAACACAAAAAGTTCCTGTGCGTGTTACTGACGGGTTGGTTagtatcattagctaacaacacacatAGCTAATGCACAGGTTTCCTACGAGCATAGTTTATATCATTAGCTAACCACACACAAAGTTTATTTCaggggtttttaacctttttttttaccttcggaCCCAACTTTTTCACTAtggaggggcccggggcccactcaaatattagcactaagttagtaatcttactcttcatTTCCGATCGTAttgaataattatatctaaccaactgtacttacagtttaacaggataaaccttgtcaaatgatatgaaagcgtgtattaatcacaaagattattatcaaggcttaggtcaggctgattgcaaaaataaatactaatcaaatatactgcaaaacaagcgactgataaaaaaaatgaaaaataaattgacataattacgcagtgctaaaataaattcttactaaattaataatatataataatatacaccACTTTTACagcacaagtggtgtaaaagtgtattacaactgctgCTGCCCATACATACTACAGCTGGGaaagagatattttttggggcctgaccctatggttaagaaacaataGTTTATATCATTAGCTAACAATACACATAGCTAATGTTTGTGCGCGTGTTATTTACGAGCGTAGTTtatatcattagctaacaacacacaaagctaatatCTGTGTGCGTGTTACTTATAAGCGTAGTTtatatcattagctaacaacacacaaagctaatgtcTGTGTGCGTGTTACTTATAAGCGTAGTTTATATCATTGgctaacaacacacaaagctaatgttTGTGCATGTGTTACTGACGAGTGTAGTTTATGTAATTAACCAACAACACACATAGCTAATGTTTGTGCACGTGTTACTTATGAGCGTAGTTtatatcattagctaacaacacacaaaTGTAATGTCTGTGCGCGTGTTACTTACAAGCGTAATTTGTGTCATTGgctaacaacacacaaagctaatgtcTGCGCTGGTGTTACTTATGAGCGTAGTTTATGTCATTAACTAACAATACACAGAGCTAATGTTTGTGCACGTGTTACTTATGAGCGTAGTTTGTATCATTagctaacaaacacacaaaacaaatgTCTGTGCGTGTGTTACTTACGAGCATAGTTTATATCATTGgctaacaacacacaaagctaatgtcTGCGCTGGTGTTACTTATGAGTGTAGTTTATGTCATTAACCAACAATTGTTGGTtaattattgtagcgtcccggaagagttagtactgcaagggattctgggtatttgttctgttgtgttacggtgcggatgttcccccgaaatgtgtttgtcattcttgttcggtgtgggttcacagtgtggcgcatgtttgtaacagtgttaaagttgtttatacggccaccctcagtgtgacctgtatggctgttgaccaagtatgccttgcattaatttgtgatgagaacagccggtagatattatgtgactcggacggcacgcacgcaaaggaaatgcctttaaggtttattggcactccgtacctctccctacgcccgtgtacacagcggcgttttaaaacgtcatacattttacttttagaaaccgataccgataattaagaaACAGATGccgctaatttccgatattacattttaaagcatttatcggccgataatatcggcagccctgttaggatccgctgcccggatcatagtttgtttacgttttctagtcacatgtgttttcagcaccttgtgtttgttcgtttctgttgtcatgacggcagattatgctcagctgcctctggttagtgttcgagacgctcacctgttgtccgggcactaatcagagggctatttagtcttcgcccgggcagcactctgcctggcttcctaatttgctttcacgcaacagctaacgaccactttgtttcctgctagctctcatgctatattattttgcttgctagctcccacgctagtcgtttttgttttttcctgtctgagttagttcctgaataaatcatttttcctacctgcaagctgtgtccgagcccgtctgcatccttgggagaacacctcgcaccacgatgcgacccggtcgttacaagcccgatattatcagacatccctaattatgagcatagattaccgtaatttccggactataagccgctactttttcccctcgttctggtccctgcggcttatacaagggtgcggcttatatacggcctgttgttctccgacaccgacaaagaggatttcggtggttttagtacacaggaggaagacgatgacacaatgattaaagactgacttttcatataccggtaggctggttattttgataacgtacaggcgagcactttgtattactttgcaccgttgtattatttgtactctgcatgaatgctgttcgccatgtcaaagatgtgaaagtttgattgaatgattgaaagatttattgttaataaatgggctctttgcgttcccaaacagtcatctctgtcccgacaatcccctccgtggtagcaggaacccctatatactacggtaattacacatcaaaaccctgcggcttatagtcgggtgcggcttatatatggagcaatctgtattttcccctaaatttagctggtgcggcttatagtcaggtgcggcttatagtccggaaattacggtatataattAGCAAagaacacacaaagctaatgcgcGTGTGTTACTTATTAGCGAAGTTATATCATTAGCGTACAACACACCCAGCTAATGTTTGTGTGTGCAACACTGCAACCCTTTGATTAaccaaattaaaaatgttggacaacaaagtataaaaacatttgtctCTCCGGTTTCAGAGCGGCGTGTTGAGTTCTCCGTAAACGTCCAGCCCTCGGCCTCCCCATGCCTCCATCTCCTCTCGACGACAGAATTGTGGTGGCGCTGCCAAGGCCGATCCGACCTCAGGAACTCCAACTGCGACTGGACACCAGCTACCTGGACTCCATCGCCTCCACCAGCAGCGACGAGACGGTCATTAGCACCACGGTGGTGAAGATCCGGGCGACGGCTAATCTTGTGACGTATATGCCCTCATCCAAGGGCTCCACGCGCTCCTTGTCGTGCGGATGCAGCAGTGCCAGCTGCTGCTCGGTCACCACCTACGAGAAGGACAGCCCGAACCTGAACCACGGCCAGGTGAGCGCCAGCAGCCCCAACCTCAGCTATGCCGGACCCCCCATGCTCAGCAACCACGAAGCATTAAGCGCCACCAGCTTCGCCCCGGGCGCCGCCTCCTCCCTGAGGCTCATCCACCCCAATGAGCTGGCCAAGCGGATGACCTGCTGCCCCATGGGCCACCCCGTCGGGCCCGTGCCGGTCATCATCGACTGCCGCGCCTTCACGGAGTACAACAAGAGCCACATCCGGGGGGCGGCGCACATCAACTGCTCCGACAAGATCAGCCGGCGGCGGCTGCAGCAGGGAAAGATCACCGTCTTGGACCTCATCTCCTGCCGGGAGGGCAAGGACTCGCTTAAGGGCATCTTCTCCAAAGATATCGTGGTCTACGACGAGAGCACCACGGATCCCAACCGGCTCGGGCCCTCGCAGCCCCTCCACGTGGTCCTGGAGTCGCTGAGGAGGGAGGGCAAGGACCCCGTCATTCTCAAAGGTGAGGGCGTTTACGCCATAGGCAGCACGTGAGGGCAGTGAAAATGCACTAAATCACAGCAGCTGTTCCAGGAGCATCGGTAGGCGCTTTAGTGGCACCCGTATAAGGCCGTTAGGGCAGGGGCGCCCAGCGTCCGCAGTTAACTTTTTAAAGGCCCGCCGCAAATACtaataaaaacatcaaaaaggggaataaaagagcaaacgggtgaATGGTAACGAGAACAAGTTGCAATGACAACTGTAATAAATAAGGGTGCACAACAAATGTATCCACATCCCCATTCTaaatctattcatccatccatccatttcctaccgcttgtcccttttggggtcgcgggggccgccggagcctatctcagctgcattcgggcggaaggcggggtacaccctggataagtcgccacctcatcgcagggccaacacagatagacagacaacattcacactcacattcacacactagggaccaatttagtgttgccaatcaacctatcctcaggtcaACGTTTCCTCTAAggcgcgcgcctgtgcaattgcgcactgctcaagcgtcctctgcgcacggcaaatctatgccacgcacaaagttaaataaaaaacataacaattttcgacacacggacacgacagaggaaacagttttcgtcatcgttgttcaaatattgtaacgtctgtcgagacgctttgaggacatgaattccatcgatcactttactgagcaaaactctttattgtcggccataaacacatcaccaaaacattagtaaaaaaaatgatatctagcaaaactagtcattttctgcagtacaaaccagaccaaaagcaactttgttatatcaacagcagccgctcgctcttacTTACTtgcaccaacacatgcacatatggcacttagccagtgatgcgtttacggccacacaaaaagttggacaactccaaaccacacataaagtgtaattccaggtcgttacactatgatttaccaatcaaatgtgtgcttattctagtgtcatttattaggaatcttaatttataaatattaatcatgaaatgcgtTTAGTATATTaattaaatactaataaaaatatattttttacaaacaggaagttgcaggaatgtacacatgatcccctgcttacatctcattgtgcaacatgtgaatgttttaatgggaactaaatgcaatgtctgaaagggctacaaactatttccaaagcaggacctccacccagacaaacaatacaagtacacatttcatgaaaaacaatattttttgttattgtcattgcaagtgggcctaaacacttttattagaaaataacctcatggaaatgactgctgtcatttgattataataataagagaatgttgtctgtctatctgtgttggccctgcgatgaggtggggacttgtccagggtgtaccccgccttccgcccgaatgcagctgagataggctccagcaccccccgcgaccccgaaagggacaagcgttagaaaatggatggatggatggagatttaacttatttagtcaggtttgggacaggtgtgctgctggtgtagacacagtgtgcacgtctgatgttgctcacatgggctccactgaatgctcagagagtttttgtgtttgctcacacacatgaaaaattagagggaacattgccccaGGTGTATGTTTTTTGGGTAGACAGCTAGTGCCATCTTATTACAACAATGCTGTTAGTTTATTTAATGTTAAAACTGCATAATGAGCTATACTATACACGGcctagtgcgggggtcggcaacccgcggctctagagccgcatgtggctctttagcgccgccctagtggctctctggagatttttcaaaaatgtatgaagaatggaaaaagatgaggggggaaaaaaatctatttttttgttttagtatggtttctgtaggaggacaaacatgacacaaacctccctaattgttataaatcacactgtttatattaaacatgcttcactgattcgagtatttgg
Coding sequences within it:
- the dusp10 gene encoding dual specificity protein phosphatase 10, giving the protein MPPSPLDDRIVVALPRPIRPQELQLRLDTSYLDSIASTSSDETVISTTVVKIRATANLVTYMPSSKGSTRSLSCGCSSASCCSVTTYEKDSPNLNHGQVSASSPNLSYAGPPMLSNHEALSATSFAPGAASSLRLIHPNELAKRMTCCPMGHPVGPVPVIIDCRAFTEYNKSHIRGAAHINCSDKISRRRLQQGKITVLDLISCREGKDSLKGIFSKDIVVYDESTTDPNRLGPSQPLHVVLESLRREGKDPVILKGGLSCFRQSHENLCEHSLHLHDTLDSGAAAGLSGTLPHTLPSTPDIENADVTPVLPFLYLGNERDAQDVNLLQRLNVGFILNVTTHLPLYHYDTGLFIYKRLPATDSNKQNLRQYFEEAFEFIEEAHQAGMGLLIHCQAGVSRSATIVIAYLMKHTWMTMTDAYKFVKTRRPVISPNLNFMGQLLEFEEDLNNGITPRILTPKLIGVETVV